From the Candidatus Edwardsbacteria bacterium RifOxyA12_full_54_48 genome, the window TGATGATCGAAAGCATATTAAATAAAAAGGCCCGGTATGATTACGAGATAATCGACCGGCTGGAGACCGGGATCGTCCTGCGGGGCACCGAGGTCAAGTCCATCCGCCAGGGGCAGGCCAACCTCAAGGACAGTTTTGCCATGGTCAAGGGCCGGGAGCTGTTCCTGTTCAATATGCATGTTTCCCCCTATGATCACGGCAACCGTTACAACCTGGAGGCCACCCGGCCCAGAAAGCTGCTGCTGCACCGGGAGCAGATCCGGAAATTGACCGCCCAGCAAAAAGAGAAGAGCCTGTCCCTGATCCCGCTGTCGCTGTATTTTGTAAAGGGAAAGGTGAAGATCGATCTGGCTCTGGCCAAAGGCAAGAAACAGTATGACCGGCGGGAGGACATCAAGAAGCGGGACGTGGACCGGGAGATGAGGGGCACCAACAAGGGGAGGTTCCGGGGATAGCCTCACCACCAGACCGAAAAATAACGGCAGTGCCGGCAGAGGGACAGCTGGTCCCTTTGGCCGGCATTATGTTTTTGCCGCAGGCCTCCCAAAGCAGCTCCCTGCCAGATGGAGGCCAAAGCATCCGTTTGAGCGTTCCCTACGGTTTGCCGGGCCTCGTAATCCAGGCAGCAGACCGGCACTGTCCCGTCCCAGTAGATGTTCAGTTGCTCCCAGAGGTAACGGCAGGGCGGCCAATGCTCCCGTTCCACCAGGTGCGAGCTGTGCTCCCGGTCCGGGAGGGGCACCTGGCCGGCCCAGTCCTGGGCCTGCCGGAATATCAGGCGGTCGGCTTTGCGCTCCCATAAACGCCGCAGGTCGGTTATCTCTGCTTTATTATCGCTGAGGGTGACCACCTGGAGATGGATCTTGGGCCGGGGTGAAAGCGACAGGATATGGCCGATATTCTCCACCACTTTATGATAATCAAGCCCGGGGCGCAGTTTATGATAGGTTTCCGGGGAAGCTCCGTCCAGGCTGATATGCATCAGGTTCAGGCCGGCCCAGATCAGTTTTTGGGCCTTTTCCGGGGAGAGCAGGGAGGCATTGCTGACCAGGCCGATGTTCCCAAAGCCCTTCGATCTTGCCAGGGAGATGCGTTCCTCCAGATGGGGATCCAGCAGCGGCTCCCCGAAGCCGGACAGCAGAAGACTCCGGATGGGCCAGCCCTGCAGCTGCTCCAGGATCCTCTGATACAGCTCCAGCGACATCACCCCCTGGGCCCGTTTCATACTCCGGTGCCCGCACATGACGCAGGCCGCATTGCAGGCATTGGTGCCTTCGATGGCCACCGTCGCGGGGTAGGGCAGCCCTCTTTGCTGCACCTCCT encodes:
- a CDS encoding SsrA-binding protein, translating into MMIESILNKKARYDYEIIDRLETGIVLRGTEVKSIRQGQANLKDSFAMVKGRELFLFNMHVSPYDHGNRYNLEATRPRKLLLHREQIRKLTAQQKEKSLSLIPLSLYFVKGKVKIDLALAKGKKQYDRREDIKKRDVDREMRGTNKGRFRG